A stretch of DNA from Telopea speciosissima isolate NSW1024214 ecotype Mountain lineage chromosome 5, Tspe_v1, whole genome shotgun sequence:
TTCAATCTTGGAAAGAAGTTTCCAAATGGAATTACAGgaatttagggaaaaaaaagCCTTTCTTTCTCACATACCACTTTCTTTGTCTTTGGACCTGTCTGTCCAATGTACTCCCCAACCAAATCAGTCCTTTGTACTTCCTTTACCTTGTCTGTAGGTAAAATTCCCAGCGTATGGAAAAGTTTTCCAAGTATTCGAGCTACCTTTGTTTTACCTGAtgaacaaaataaacaataaatttttttgtattagcaattaattaaaataattatcgAAATCACTTGATTAGCCAAGGTAGGCCGAGAGATTTCGGTTGTTCTATccttgattttttgtttttgtgcttCGGAAATTGGTTTTCCCTGTTGATGGCAATGTCGAAGGTGGGGATTTCCTTTTGCGCTTTCAGGGGCTCGAGCTTGGCCTTTGTTTTTATCTCTTGtaatttgtttcattttcttctgtTAATATACATGATCTTTTAGCgggaaaaaaaacccttgaTTAGCCAGAGTTGGCTTTTCTATCTTTTGCTGTTCTTGTTGTTAATTTTATGATCACTAATTAGCTTGAGTATGGGTTTCTAGTTCGTAAATAGAAGTTGGTTTCAGATTTCTAGTGTGGCTTCTATATTCCTAGAGGGTCCATTTGGATAGAAGTGAAGTAAATACAGCTTTTccacaatttttattttctatcagATCCCCTCCCCTACAACCCATTTCTTCCAAACAAATACTATATTCTGAACAAACTAAATTATTTGTCTTTCGTCTAGATCGCTAATTCATATTTTTGTCCaactataaaaaaattaaaaaaagtaaaacaaaCTATTAATAGAAACTAGACATATAAAAATTCAGAGTTAAACAAGATTTAAAAAGAGCTTACGTTCTCAAAAGGTTAAATCTTTAGTGTTATTCATAATCTTTTaactaacaaaaaaataaaattagtgaaaaataaCTAATAAGGTTTTGATTCATAAAGATCtagattccaaaagaaaaacttaTGCTGCAATTAAACATCTAATGCTGTCAATTCCAGTCGTTTCCTAAGAACATGGTAAATTAAATTTTGATCCATGAAAATATTGAAATTAGAGGATACATCCCATTAATTTAACAAACAACACTAGCAACATGTTACTTCAAAATTATTATGGGTTCTTTGATCACTTAAACTATCTTGAATTTTGTGCTTTTAAGTAGGGATAAGTTTTCTTGTTTCTTAGTGATACAAAATGCTAACCTCAATGTAATTAACATAGTATATTACAATCACTTTATACCtcatttatttaaaaataatgaaaattaaaaattaaattcaaataaaaaaaatttgtagaaACATTCAAAACCTCTTCATAGTAATTTATACATGGGGCTATCATATGATGCGGGTTACACATGAAATGAAAGTTTTATAAGATAGCGAACATTTAAATTATGCTCCTACAAAAATGAAAGGCTGAAACTaaggcagcgtttggtatgcattctagatcgATTTCACGTTCTcggataataaaaataattgtttttattgtccgagaatgcataccaaacacagcttaagtgtaaaatcaaaagaaaattatctTAATCATTGCatatgaattttgattaataaataaatattgaaaTGTATATGTTGCATTATGattttagaaaccctaattgTCTCACCACAAAGTTGTTctaagaggggggtggggggggggggcgataAGGATAACTAATAAGAGTTTTTTGTGCATAAATGAGTTCATAGGGATGTGGTGTGCATTGAGAAGCAAAATCTTAAACATAAATACAATGCTCTCAATTACCAGTTCCAGGATTGCCAAGAAATGCCATATGAGGTGCCTTTGGTGTAGAAACTTGGATACCAAGGGCCCTGCGCTTCTTATCCAAAACCATTCCCTTCATCCATTTCCGTAGTTGTACTTTTAGTTCATGCAACCCCACAATTTTAGATAATTCATTTTCAAGTTCATCCATCTTAGCTTTCATCTCACTACATAGTTCATtggcttttcttttcctttgtttcccAAGATGGTTATGGAGTATCTCACTTAAATACTTTCTTTCTGGGCCTTCTGAAAGATGATTTAATGGAGATCTTCCATCCTGAAAATTATTTCAGTAACTCTCAGCACATACTGGTTTAATTTGAATTCAAATTGTCTGTAATGTAAATGCGAAATATTAAGCAAGAAACATACATTATCTTCGACATTACAATCAGCATTGTAGTCGAGCAATGTTCTCACAATTAAGCAATCTCCAGCCTTTTGTGAGTACAATACAGCAAGGTGCAAGGGAGTCACTCCTTTCTGCATCAATGTTTTAAGAGAAAGAGTtatagaatgcataccaaaacTGAATAGTATATAACagtgagaaagagaaggagaaagaagcaAACATTGTCTTTAGCTGCAACTGAAGCACCATGCAATAGAAGAAATCGTGCCACTTCATTACAACCATTCTTTGCAGCTGTGTGCAAGGGAGTTTCACcatcctgaaaaaaaaaagatcccaAGATCAAATTATGAGATCAGTCTATTAGAACTAGTGATTGGCTTATCCACTTGAGATTAGTTCGGTCCTTTTActattttttcttctataaACTGGTTCAATTTCTTGTTCAATATTTTGAGTAAGTTAATAGGAGGATGATATGATTCAGTTATGTTTATGTAGTTCAATATTTTCGATCTTCAGTTCCTTTGAAGAGAATATAAGTACATCCATTAAACCTGTTAATAGGAACCGGATCTCGGACCTGGTTCAGGGTGCCCACCCGGGACAGCAGCCCGCTACTCgcgaggaaaagagagggaggggcCGGTCACTTTAAGTGACCGACTCTGACTCCCCCTCTACTTCTTCCCACTCTGATTATGACTCTGAAAACCCTAAGGCCCTATCACTTGAGTCTCTAATTCTCTCCTCTCACTCTTGCTCTCCAAGTCTTGGTGTTCTCTATGGGATTCCATCTTTTCCCAAGGATTAGTGGTTTGAAGTTCTTTGTGGAGAAGCCTTGCTAAGATCATTCATGTTAGTGGTGCCAGTAATCAAAAGCTTGGTTCTTGATCTCTTCTGTTGCATTCTTATAACCGTTCAGGTAAGGTCCGAACTGTATCTTTCGGATTATTAATTTGCTTACAAAACCCAAAGCCGTACTTTGAATATTCCTTCTCTCTAAGAAACCCAAGTTGAAACCTAGTCCAAAAGTTGGAAATTCTAAAAGAAATGGGAAATAATTCGTGCTAAAATAACTCAAGGTCTTCAGCtctgttaggtacttgaccgatacgccaaaagctccgaagctgatggaacgtgttaaatcaagccctttaacctatgacatactaggctggcctaatctagtgcccatacactagagtgggcctcattagacacataacagaCCATCACGCTTCTACAACCATCATCCTCagcggctctcactctaggcagCTTTTACTCTGGCGGTAGGTAGCTCTTTCCAAGTggctccactctgctccaggGTTTTTGCCTGGCAGCAGGTAGTCCTTTCTTgatggctttcactctactccaggtagccctCTCCTAGGTAGTCCatgactcgaacccatgacgtGGTGCccaactctgataccaaatgttaggtacttgatcgatacgcCAAAAACTCTGAAGCTGATGgaatgcgttaaatcaagccctttaacttattccatactaggctggcccaatctagtgcccacacactagagtgggccccattaggcacgtAACAAACTCCTACACATTTGGTAATTTTCATTCAAGTATTGTTCAAGTTTTTTAGTGTCACATTGTTTTTGACATATCAAAGCAATTATTCCCACCCCCCTCTCCAAATGATTCATTCTCTAACAATCCAATCCTAAAAAGACGGCACAAGTTTTCAAGCTTTAATATTATCCAAGGATTAATGAATCTGAAGATTGAGCACAATGGACATGAATAGCAATATCGAAGGTATGTATGGTATTGACCGATATAAGAAATTTCCCGCATAATGGGTTccattttgttcttgaactggttGCAAATCGCTAGCTCACAGTTCAGTTTATTAACACTATCGATCAGTTGGCCGATGCATTGACCAAGGCCCTACCTACGGCATGGTTCCAATTTATGTGCGACAAGCTAAAGGTCCGCCCAGCAGGTCCTTCATCTTGAGGGGATGTATTGACCGACATAAGAGATTTCCCACATAATGGAAACTCTTTATTCGGTATCCCTCATTAGTTCCACATTCCAAATAGACTTCTATTTATTAGTGGCATGTGATATGAAAtatctctttctatttgtaactacCTTGCTAGGGCTGTAATATTCTCTAAGTATATAATCTCCACTTGGAGAACAATCTAAATCAAGGAAATTCAATTATTCAACatatggtaatcactttctgtttgttttcttttaatttttctctcttggaatgattgaaggaaaaaaacaatGATTGAAGAAAATATGTTAAGGCTATGCAAACTTGGGGATTATTGAAGAGGTACTACTATGATTTTGAATAACTTAACATCTAACTTTTCATTGTTTGCTGTTATTTTATTACCACATATGTGAGGTAAATAACCAATGCTTCAAAACCTTTTACATCCTACACAAGTGACATATCCCATTCCAAGGAGAAATAATAtcagaaaaatggaaaagaaaaactgCAACCCCAGATGAAATCTCAGACTTATAAACACAGACAAACCTCTACTTCAGACCATGAAATCAGCTTAGGACCAAACTCAATTTGCTGTAACTCTGAATCCATGAAACCCAAAACTTAAGTTGGGTCAGTCTGCCTCTAGCCAGACAGGTCAGTCCAATTTAAACAGAAAGCCATTAAAATGTAACATCAAtgcataagaagaaaaacaaagaacaagcCACCAATCTCATATGTAATTGTGCATTTCAACAGAAGGGGAAACccaatcaaataaaatagattGTCAATCACTTTCTTTGTTACTTCATCCATCACTAATATAAACTTAACATGTATATATAAGATACTaaatatggagagagagagagagagagagattactaCGTTATTTATATCGTTGACAATATCAGGATTTTCTTCAAGCTTCTTTTTAAGGCCAACGAGATTTCTAGGCCTGAGGCCAAGTATGTTTGTCGGTTCAGGTGATTGATCGGTGGGCTCTGGCAACTCTTCTTTGGATTTCGaggtctctttccttcttcttcttggcatctttctcttctttcttctctctctttgtaaTTCACAATTGGGAGGTATAGATTAGATACAGAAACTTCATCCGTTTAGAGTTCTCATTGAGTAGGATTGGTTGCAGACGGCGTTTAACAGTTTTAAGTTCTAATTAACCTATCTTATGTTCCTTCGCGTAAGGGGAAAAGTCCTTCTTAACCGTTCAGTTAAGGTGGGACATGGATGCTAAGTTGATTCCAATCTAACGTTTCAGGTACGTCCCCCATCTAAGGAAAACTCATAAATGAATTGGGTCTATAATAAGTTTCCAAATATAGTGTTTCACTATGTTTCTGTAATGCATAAAAAGTAAACCagattttagggaaaaaatCTCTCTCCATACCGTGACGATTGTGCTTTTGAGTTTTGCCATGTGGATAAGTGGTGTGACAACTCTGAGCATCATGTCTAAGGAATTGTGTGGATTATCTAGGGGTATCAAAAAAACCCGGCCATCCTGACCCGGCCCTAACAGCCCTAAGCCCGGACAGGATTGGGTCGGGACTGGGATAAGAAAGGATCGGGTTGGGTTTCACAATTGCTAGGCCCTGGCAGGGCGGGGCCAGGcttgggttgaggcctcggccCTGGCAGGGACAACCTGACCCtgtattaatatattatataatacatcATAAAGTGGGCTGGGGCTTTGTTAAGTGGTCTTTGatatacattaatatatatcAAGTGGGCTGAGGTTTTGTTAAGTAGTTGTGATGCCATGATGGGCTTTGTTAATTTTACTATTCAATGGGCCATCAGGGCCAATCAGTGTGgagctgggcttgggtttaggtagaggctcctagggttgggctagggttaaggcCCAGCACGGCCCTTTGACACCCATATTCTGTGTATCTCCAATAGATTTCTCAACAAACAACCTAtttcatagtttttttttttttttttggctaaaggaTCATTTGAattaaaggaagaaaaaaaaaaaaaaaaaaaaagaatgaaaaattacaaGCTGAaattagccaaaaaaaaaccaacaaataaGCAAGCAAACCCCCTTCCTCTAATTCTATTGTTGATAGTTTGTCTTTAAATCCATCTGTTGATGTCATTTGTGTGGATAATTTGTTTGTTCCTTTTTATAACAATCCCGTTCTAATTTGCACAGGAGTTGCTAACTCATCCCTAGCCACCTCTGTGTGGGATTTTTGCATTTTGGTAGAAGGAATGTTGGTAGCTGCAGGTTTTGTGGAGACAGGAAATGGGGTGGAGAAGGAACTTGCTGGAATTTTGGAAGTAATTGGCCAAGTAAAGAAGTTAGACTTATCATTGTAAGAAGTCAGCACCTgcaaaatctctctctttcttccaacttcttctaAAGAATTCTGGGCATGGACCCTCTTTCTCTGTTATTACACTATTCGGATGATCTTCTATCTCTAAATGTTAAGACTGATCCTAGTAACTCTCTTGTGATTCTTATGCAACATTTAGCTTATAATGTGATGGTTgggaaatgttttttttttttgttgttgttgttgttgtataaggATACTGATGTAATCTCTTTCTAATGAATATATTTACTTTTTctcattaaaaggaaaaaaaaaaaaagacaagccCTACAAGCCACACACCTATTAATGTCATGAGTCGAGCCTTGCGCCTGTACCAAAGAGCCAAATCAATAAAGGAATATCGGCACAAGAGAATAATAAGCTTCTGCAAATCTAGACCGTAGATAAGTTGCAAAGTTACCACAAGAGAATGATAATAAGCTGATTTAGAGTGGTCATGGCATAGTAAAGGAACATTAGCACAAGAGAATGATTTCTGCAAATCTAGACCGTAGATAAGTTGCAAGAATGATAAGCTTATTCAGAGCGGTCATGGCATAGTTCGCACCTAGACGCTATCTGaacagcccccccccccccccaattaaaATATTCTCATCGAAAGGAAGCCTACCATGGAGCATCCTCCAGCCTAAGATTGCGAATCTAAGAAGAAGGTTATTGCTCCAAATTACCAAGTGCCAAGGTACCTTAGGGTTTGAGGTCTTATATCCTCCCAAACAGTCTTGATAGAAAAGATCCTTGAAGGGGATAAGCTTCAGGAACATTTGTCTGCCAAGACATCAAATGGAATCTGAATCTCCCTGGCTTGATTGAAAACGATGTTTCAGAAAAAGATGAAACAACTGGAAAACTACTTTGCCTCACTGATAAAATCCGCAACCTAAGCTTCCATATTGTGAAAGATATTCTGATCCAACTCCTAGAGTTCCTCAATAGAGAAGTCAACCATCCACCTATCTTTCCAGAAACTAATAGATTTCCCATTGCCGATAGTCCCTCTTGTTAGGATTTtctgtgggcttaattaattatgccATACCTATTAGTGTGGGTCCACAGGCATAAACCCTGCTTGAGAATAGTTTTAAGGATATTAAGGGTATACTAGTCTTTTCCATTGTGGGTGTGGATTGGATTAggattttatatttattataacTACTTGGTCAGGGTCCCTGCagcctcttagtctcattctctaTTCTTCCCACAAGAAAGAGAGCCAAAGTGGGAGGAGAAGCTTGTAGAAGATCCATATCGAGGGACATCAGTTATTGTTTGAGGTCGAATTGAGCTTTGGAgctttttcttgttatttttcttcgtCAACATACGTGGGTGACAGGTACACTTTATTTTTCCGTTCttttattcaatcgtgttctagatctCTGTATGGAGacggattcgggtttgacaaaacctAAGGTTgttttctaacaagtggtatcagagccatccatGCAGACGTAGAATCGATTTATGTTTGTGTGAGCACTTGAATTGATTTTTAATGATGAAGAACgattttttccaaattttttcGGGCGAACCCGTACTTGTTTTGGCCACTGCTGGAATTTTTCACTGGTGAAACCGAAAAATTTTTATACGGGGTGATAAGGCTCGGCGAGATGATCATTTTGATGGGTGGATCACCGTCAGTGGCTGCCAGACTCATTGCCACGCGCCAACCAAAGCGGCTGGTGAGATCCACTCTCTGGCtagtttatttaaaaaaattcttttaattatgacGTCGTAGGGCTAACATCATCGTGATGCCAACACGGTGCTTGCGGGTCACGTTTGACCCGGTCAGAGATGGACCCGACCCGGGTCAAAGATACCCGACCTGGTCCCCGAGACCAGGTCAAAGATTCGCTAACCCGGTCAAAGGCAACCGACCCATCCCGAGACCCATTTTCTTAACCCGAGAACCCGGTTAGGTGAACCGGTGACCCGGTTCTGTTTGGTTTGTTCGTCTCGGTTCGGCTTGAGTTGGTTCGGttctctcttaaaaaaaaaaagacataaaaaccAAAGGCCCGTGTGGGTTCATTTAGATGAATTTTAAGGTGCGGTTTTTTCTAGGGTGTCTGTTTTTTCGTGCTCTTCATTTTGATATgcaatttggcatatgttgaaaAATCAGAGACCAAGTTTTTGATGGTTTTTACATTTTTCTACAATCTTGAATGCATGTTATAATGGGCGTGGAGCATCGGATTGAGCTCCAGTTTAGACTGTTGTGTCTAGTTTTCTGAGATCTGTTTTGGGTACCTTGTTTGGGTACTATTGACACCTTCAAAGATATAGTTTTATGGTTTTGTTTGTATGGACTTGgttttctcaaattttattttaattacgATAGGTGGTGGGTGTCCcgattttggggtttgaaaTACTTAAATGTATCAAAGTGACTTTAATGTCAAAGTTAATTTTGTGCATAAGTTTTTGGAATCCCTAATTTGGTTACAAAAGTTAGGATTGCAAAGTGTCATGAAGGGATTAGGCGGGACCCACCAAAGTGGCATGCCTAGTCTTTATTGTGATGTTTGTAATTCAAGGATCTATAATTGTTTTTGCAGCAAGGTAGAGAATGATCACCCAAAGGTGACATTGTCAAGGTTTAGAAGTTTTTATGCACAAGAAATGGAGAAGCATGGCTTAGGGATTTtcttatcacccaaaggtggaggagATTTTCGAACGTCATTGCCTTCTAACAGTAGTTGTACTAAGAGGACCAGTGCATTTTTTTACCCAAAGGTTGGAAAATGTAGTACGATCGAAACTCTTGTTTACTAGTTCTAATTGCTGGCATGGTTCAGTAGGTGTGGGTATATCACACCAAAGTGTTGGTGACATTTGTCCATAGGTGATGTCACCTAAGTTAAGGAAATACATATTGGAAAGGACAGTAATCTTGGGATCTCTTCTGCCCAAAGGTGATAAAATTTCCAAGAGTTGTTGTTCCTTTTGCAGTAAATGCAAGTGAATAAGAGAACCAGTGCATCCCTAGCCCAAAGGATAGGGGTGTAGTAACGGTTGCAATTCTTATTCGGTTTTATTTGTATGTACACTGATTATGTGATTGACTGGCTTGTTTAT
This window harbors:
- the LOC122662603 gene encoding stage V sporulation protein K-like is translated as MPRRRRKETSKSKEELPEPTDQSPEPTNILGLRPRNLVGLKKKLEENPDIVNDINNDGETPLHTAAKNGCNEVARFLLLHGASVAAKDNKGVTPLHLAVLYSQKAGDCLIVRTLLDYNADCNVEDNDGRSPLNHLSEGPERKYLSEILHNHLGKQRKRKANELCSEMKAKMDELENELSKIVGLHELKVQLRKWMKGMVLDKKRRALGIQVSTPKAPHMAFLGNPGTGKTKVARILGKLFHTLGILPTDKVKEVQRTDLVGEYIGQTGPKTKKVIREAEGGILFVDEAYRLIPVPCQRTKDFGLEALEEIMSVMDSGKIVTIFAGYTKPMKGLISSNEGLYRRVTKFFSFHDFSCEELAQILHLKMNNQPVSSSLFGFKLDPECTLEVVAELIEIETTVMQRQKMNGGLVDLMLVNAKENLDFRLDFDSSDEDDLRTFILEDLEVGLKSLSQLDFLA